The Ornithinimicrobium faecis region CCGACCGGTCCGGCGGAGCCCGCACCACCGCCTCCACCACCCACCGAGGATCAAGTCACGGCCCGGCGGCTGGGCAAGCTCAGCGACAGCGGCCAGCACGAGGAGGCCCTCGCGCTGGCGGAGCAGGAGTTTGCCCGGATCGCGGGGCAGGACGAGCCCGAGCAGGAGCTGATCAAGGCGATCCAGACCACCGCGGCCAAGGCGGGCGCCATCAGCCTGCACATGGCGGTCCTGCAGCGCCGCATCGAGCTGTCCCCGCGCAACAAGTTGCTGCCCCGCCAGCTGCGCCTCCAGGAGGGCCGCTGGAAGGAGTCGGATCCCGGGTGGCTGCCGACCATCGATCCTGAGGTGCTGGCTGACCTGTCCCCGCGCCCGAGCGACCGGAAGCGCACCGGCACGATCCTGCACCTGCTCAAGATCGGCATGCCACAGCGCCAGAGTGGCTATTCCATGCGCAGCATGTACACCCTGATCGGGCAGGCTCGGGCCGGTCTGGACCCGGTCGCGGTGACGGCGCTGGACTTCCCCCGCAACATCGGGGTCCAGGACGCTCCGGAGGTCGACGAGGTCGGTGGGGTCCGCTATGTGCACCTGCTGCGTGACCCCATCCCGGAGCGGGAGACCTCCGAGGACTATCTCGGCGCCTATGCAACCGCTCTGGTCCCGGTCGTGGTGGCCGAGGACCCCGACCTGATCCATGTCCACTCGGGCAACCGCGGCACGGAGGCGGCGCTGGTCGCTCTCGCGGTCGGCCGTGCGCTGGGCATCCCCGTCGTCTACGAAGTGCGCGGCTTCTTCGAGGCGCTCTGGACCAAGGACACGGCCTGGGGTGAGCGCGCGGAGCTCTACGACCGGCGGATCGCAGCGTCGGTGTGGGCTCAGCAGGAGGCTGCCTCGGTCATCACACTGAGTGAGTCGATGAAGAGCGACATCGTGGGGCGCGGCATCGACCCCGACCACGTGCACGTCGTGCCCAACGGGGTGGACCCGACGTCCTTCGTCCCCCGTGAGCGTGACCGGGAGCTGACCGAGCGGCTCGGACTGACCGACCGCTTCGTCTTCGGCTATGTGTCCAATCTCGACCACCACCGCGAGGGGCAGGAGCTATTGATCGACGCTGCCCTGGAGTTGCGACGCCGGGGCGTGCCGGCCACGGCACTGATCGTCGGCGAGGGCAGCCGGCGCGAGGTCCTCGAGCAGCATGCCCGGGACGTTGACGCCGGCGACGCGGTCCTGTTCACCGGGCGCATCCCGCACGACGAGGTCGGGGACTACTACGCGCAGCTGGACGTCTTTGTGGTCCCCCGCATCGACGAGCGGGCGGCTCGCCTGGTGACCCCGCTGAAGCCCTACGAGGCGATGGCTCTCGGCATCCCCCTGGTGGTGTCTGATCTGCCGGCCCTGCAGGAGATCACCGGCGACGGGCAGCGCGGCGAGACGTTCCGGACCGGTGACGCCCTGTCGCTGGCGGATGTCCTGGAGCAGCTGGCGCGTGATCCTGCCCGGCGCGAGGAGCTCGCCGCTGGTGCCCGGCAGTGGGTGCTCGACCACCGCAGCTGGTCCCACAACGAGGCTCGCTATGCCGCGGTCTATGACGCCGTGCTTGGCCCCAACAACGCACGATAGACCTCGTCCACGGTGTCGGTGATCCGGCTCCAGTCCCGCTCCTGAGCCACCCACTCACGGGCCGCGGCTCCGAGCCGGGCCCGCTGGTCGGGGTCGTCCAACAACTCACCGAGCACCCGGGCGAGATCCCTCGCATCCCCCTTGGCGAACAGCCGACCGGTGATGCCGTCCTGCACGATCTCGGCGAGCGCGGCGACGTCTGAGGCCACGACGGCCTTGCGCATCGCCATGGACTCGAACGGCTTGATCGGCGAGATCATCTCGCAGACGGGCAGCGGTTTGCGGGGGAAGGGGGTGATGTCCACCAGGCTGAGATAGCCCTCGACGTCCTCGTGGGGGACCCGGCCGGTGAAGGTGATCAGGTCACCCACCCCGAGCTCCTCCACGACCTGGTGCAACTTGCGCTCATAGGCACCGTCACCCACGACGAGCAGGTGGAAGTCGTCCCGCTGCCTGCGCAGCTCGACGAGGGCCTCGAACAGCAGGTCCAGACCCTCGTAGTGGACCAGCCCACCGACGTAGCCGATCACCTGCTTGTCGGACAGGCCGAGCCGTGCGGCCAACTCCTCGTCCCGCTCTCGCGGGGTGAAGCGGGCGACGTCAACACCGTTGGGCACCACCGTGATCCGGGCCGGGTCGACGCCCAACTGCACCATGTGTTCACCCAGGGTCGCGGTGATCACCAGCAGGGCGTCCGCCTCGCGGGCCACCGTGGTCTCCAGGAGGTCGAGATAGTGATGGCGTGGCGACTGGGCAAACAGTGGGAGCCGCGCCTCCTCCAGCAGTTGCTTCAGGCCACGCATCTCGTAGACGAAGGGGACCCCCAGCTCACGTGCCGCTGTCAGACCGGCCATCCCCACGTCATACAGGCTGGACGCGTGGATCAGGCTGGCGCGCTTGCCCCGGGCGAGGTCGGCGATGCCCGCGGCCCCCTGCTCGACATAGGGGGCCAGGGGCACCCGGGGATAGCTGCGGACGCCCTCGGTGAGCAGCCGGTGGTAGGCGATGCCGTCGACAACGTCCACCGGTGCCGGGGCGCGCTCGTCATCTGCCTGCCACCACAGATCGAACGGGAAACCGAGCCGGGTCACGGCGTTGACCTGCCAGCCCCGCTCGGACAAAGAGGTGAGTATGCCGTGTGACCGGGTGGCGTAGCCGCCGGACCGCAGCGGCAAGGACTGGCCCAACACAGACACGATCGAGCGTGGGTCGAGGTGGGCCGGGTCGGGGGAGGTGGCCCGCGACGGTGGTGACCATGGCCTGGCCAGCAGCTGCTCCTCGTCGGCGGCCTCGGCCAGCAGGGCGCGGGTGGAGTCCTGCGGTGACTCACCGTCGACGTGGGCGGCCGCCTCGGCAGCGAGCGCGGTCCACCCGTGGCCGGCAGCATGGCGCGACAGCCAGCGCCAGGCCGTCACGGAGACCCCCGCGAGGGTCTGCTCCGACCAGGTCGGCAGGAGCGCCACGAGGTCACCGAACCGGCGGGTCCCGGTCAGGCGGCGGACCAGGTTGGTGGCCCCCTCGGGCAGGGCCAGGACCTCGGCGACCTCCCGGTCATCGAGCGGGCCCGCTGCCACCATCTCGGCCGCCCGAGCGGCGCCGATGAGGGTGTCCGCGCCGGTCAGATCGAGACCTCGGTCCTGGTCGGCGATCCGGGCCCGCCACAGCTCCAGGGCGGCCCGGTGCCGGGGCTGGATCTTGGCGAGGGCGGCGACGGTGCGGCGCAGGTTGGTGGCGGTGGTGGGCGTCAGCTCGAGCAGGGCGGCGTGGACCTCGTCGAGCAGGTCGCGGTGGCCGGCCTTGCGCGCGGACTCGGCGAGCCGGATGAGGTCGGCGGACCGGAGCTGGTCCTGGTGCAGCAGGGGGGCCAGGAGTTCGACGGTGCGGGCGTGCTCCTGGGCCCGGAACGCGGCGACCGCGGTGGTGCGGACCTGGCCCGCTGGGGCCTGGGGTGTGAGCTCCTGCTCAAGCAGGGCGAGAGCCTGCTGGGGGTCGCGCGCGGTCAGTCGTTCGGCCGCGACGACTCGGGCATCGCGGGACAGGCGCCGGACCGGGCCGGGACCGAGGTCTCGAGGGAGTCTGCCTGCCAGCGGCAGCAGGGCAGCGCGCGCGCGACGGGTCAGGGCACGCCGAGCGCCCATCAGCACGCCTCCGGAGCGTCGACCGCGACGGTCACCCGGGCGCGGTCGACCAGCGAGCGGAGCGTCTGGCCCCACGCGTCAGCGCGGCTGCGGGCCGAGTTGGCTGAGTCGTGCGCTGTGGCGACCAGGTCCAGGGCGGCGTCGACGGCGTCCGCCGGGGCCACACACCGCACCCGGCCCTGCAGGTCGCTGACGGCCGCGGCTTCCGGGAGCACGCAGGGCAGACCAGCGGCCAACGCCTCCAGGGTGGCGATCTCGGCGTGCAGGTCCCAGGTGCCCTGATAGACCCACACATCAAGGTGGGACAGGAACTCGCGCAGGGTCATCCCGGTGCCCAGGAAGGACAGCCACGTCGAGGGTGGCAACTCACGGTTGAGGAGCTGGCTCGGGACCGTGAGACCTCCCAGCGTGTGGACCTCGACCGGCAGCTCCGTGTCGTCGCCGGTGATCACCGGCTTGAGGGGATAGGCGCGCCGCAGCGCCTTGGGTCCCTTCGGCCAGCGCGCGACGTAGTCGCGCAGGTGGTGCCCGATGACCAGCGGGTCTTCGGCTGCTCGGCCACGAGCGGTGGTCGGCACGTGTGGCCAGTCCGCACCGGTGACAAGCGCGAGGTCGGCGTCCACCCAGCGATCGCCTGTGACCTCGGCCCTGGCCGGTGAGGGGCTGTCGGGCAGGTCGTGCACCCGTGCTGGTCCACCCCACCGGGGCAGCCTGCCGAACAGCTCCAGGCACCGGTCGTCGACGGCGGCCACGGACCAGCCGGTCGGCTCCGCCTCGTCGGCCAGCGCCAGGATCTCCCCGACGTCCAGGGTCGCGGCGTCGAGGTGGAGCAGGCTCGCCGGGTCGGTGACGACCAGCAGGTCGACGCGGTCGTCCTCGTGGGCGTTGGTCAGGCCGATGCGACCGATGCGCGTGTCGTGGGAGAGCGCGCGAGAAGCCGCCTCACGCTTGCGGGCGATGGGCTTGGGCGACTCGGTGTTGGCCGCCGCGGTGGTCAGCCCCGCGTCGGAGCTGACCCGGGCCACCCCCATCGTCCGCGGCGCGCGAGGTTGGCCCGTGCGCAGGTCGCCCATCACCACGACCTGCCAGTGCGGTGTCTGTGGCTGTGCCGGCCGATCTGGGGCCCAGCCGGCCCGGGGGAGCGGAAACGGTCTCGGCGCTGTCCGGTGACCCGGCAATCGTGCGTCCAGACGGGTGGCTCGGACCTGGTCGTGCCACTCCATATAGCTGTCGCGATAGGCGAGCCGGTCCCAGCGCAGCCAGCCCGGGACAGCGTCCGCACGGGACAGCGAGTTGGAGCGCAACTGGGTGATGGCCAACGGCGCAGGGTGGCGCAGGTCGCGCACGCTGCCCTCGCGCAGGGCCTTGAGACGGAAGGGCAGCTCCATGTCGCCGGACTTGCGGACCGCGTCGAACTGGCCGAGGAGTGCCTGGACGGGGACCCGGTCGAACAGCAGGGAGCTGGCGTTGAGTCGCGCGGCCGAATAGCCGACATAGGTCAGCGCGAGGTCCTCATAGGCACGC contains the following coding sequences:
- a CDS encoding glycosyltransferase family 4 protein, coding for MGARRALTRRARAALLPLAGRLPRDLGPGPVRRLSRDARVVAAERLTARDPQQALALLEQELTPQAPAGQVRTTAVAAFRAQEHARTVELLAPLLHQDQLRSADLIRLAESARKAGHRDLLDEVHAALLELTPTTATNLRRTVAALAKIQPRHRAALELWRARIADQDRGLDLTGADTLIGAARAAEMVAAGPLDDREVAEVLALPEGATNLVRRLTGTRRFGDLVALLPTWSEQTLAGVSVTAWRWLSRHAAGHGWTALAAEAAAHVDGESPQDSTRALLAEAADEEQLLARPWSPPSRATSPDPAHLDPRSIVSVLGQSLPLRSGGYATRSHGILTSLSERGWQVNAVTRLGFPFDLWWQADDERAPAPVDVVDGIAYHRLLTEGVRSYPRVPLAPYVEQGAAGIADLARGKRASLIHASSLYDVGMAGLTAARELGVPFVYEMRGLKQLLEEARLPLFAQSPRHHYLDLLETTVAREADALLVITATLGEHMVQLGVDPARITVVPNGVDVARFTPRERDEELAARLGLSDKQVIGYVGGLVHYEGLDLLFEALVELRRQRDDFHLLVVGDGAYERKLHQVVEELGVGDLITFTGRVPHEDVEGYLSLVDITPFPRKPLPVCEMISPIKPFESMAMRKAVVASDVAALAEIVQDGITGRLFAKGDARDLARVLGELLDDPDQRARLGAAAREWVAQERDWSRITDTVDEVYRALLGPSTAS
- a CDS encoding glycosyltransferase family 4 protein, with product MSDLRAWGGRVRRGLGALARRTGLRGSTGSSSPQSTTGQAPEKSRTRKPQTRKPQTPVQPEAPKATPQPEPTLEPTGPAEPAPPPPPPTEDQVTARRLGKLSDSGQHEEALALAEQEFARIAGQDEPEQELIKAIQTTAAKAGAISLHMAVLQRRIELSPRNKLLPRQLRLQEGRWKESDPGWLPTIDPEVLADLSPRPSDRKRTGTILHLLKIGMPQRQSGYSMRSMYTLIGQARAGLDPVAVTALDFPRNIGVQDAPEVDEVGGVRYVHLLRDPIPERETSEDYLGAYATALVPVVVAEDPDLIHVHSGNRGTEAALVALAVGRALGIPVVYEVRGFFEALWTKDTAWGERAELYDRRIAASVWAQQEAASVITLSESMKSDIVGRGIDPDHVHVVPNGVDPTSFVPRERDRELTERLGLTDRFVFGYVSNLDHHREGQELLIDAALELRRRGVPATALIVGEGSRREVLEQHARDVDAGDAVLFTGRIPHDEVGDYYAQLDVFVVPRIDERAARLVTPLKPYEAMALGIPLVVSDLPALQEITGDGQRGETFRTGDALSLADVLEQLARDPARREELAAGARQWVLDHRSWSHNEARYAAVYDAVLGPNNAR
- a CDS encoding glycosyltransferase family 2 protein; this translates as MGAHSNSDLIASLADGLPADKVEPYTAFALRTRSPLAPAVLRAAGHEAAAARLVALSGAPDAHQRGLELLDRIVTREGVAAQSPEVATLFAQLLVRTDRSAELAALLDDPQTPLKKLDRWSLRTDLLNPHRAGAPDTPPEHLLEAEDRWLTVLNEIHEADGLEPVRLRPPGTGENPYQRLAAPSSERVDGELVTVVMSAFRPDRDLLLAVRGVLEQTWQNLELLVVDDASPTGADDLLEEAASLDPRVQVVRAPRNGGTYQARNLALTIATGRWMTFQDSDDWTHPRRVELQVRHLLENPSLLANRTWTLRAYEDLALTYVGYSAARLNASSLLFDRVPVQALLGQFDAVRKSGDMELPFRLKALREGSVRDLRHPAPLAITQLRSNSLSRADAVPGWLRWDRLAYRDSYMEWHDQVRATRLDARLPGHRTAPRPFPLPRAGWAPDRPAQPQTPHWQVVVMGDLRTGQPRAPRTMGVARVSSDAGLTTAAANTESPKPIARKREAASRALSHDTRIGRIGLTNAHEDDRVDLLVVTDPASLLHLDAATLDVGEILALADEAEPTGWSVAAVDDRCLELFGRLPRWGGPARVHDLPDSPSPARAEVTGDRWVDADLALVTGADWPHVPTTARGRAAEDPLVIGHHLRDYVARWPKGPKALRRAYPLKPVITGDDTELPVEVHTLGGLTVPSQLLNRELPPSTWLSFLGTGMTLREFLSHLDVWVYQGTWDLHAEIATLEALAAGLPCVLPEAAAVSDLQGRVRCVAPADAVDAALDLVATAHDSANSARSRADAWGQTLRSLVDRARVTVAVDAPEAC